CACCGGCAACCGGATCGATCCCGCGATAACTGCCCTTTGCCGGGTCAAGATACTGGGTCAAAGGGACTGCCATGCGCCCTATACCACAGCCGATATCCAGAACGCGGCTGTCCGGCAACAAACCGCCTTTGCGAATGAAATGACCGAGAAATTCTGCGCCGACGGCTTGAAAATTACCATCGCCCACAAAAATGCTGTCTGGATCAGGGCGTGGCAAGAACCGGTTGCGCTGTACGATTTCCATCAGCCATTCGACATGATCATTATTGAACGTCGGAGTAAGTTCAGGTTGGGCTTTCTTGAGTGCAATAATCTCAGTCAAGCGGCGCTCCTTTCAGATTTTTCACCAACGAAGGGAGCGATGGTGTCGTCCACCGCTTCGTCGAGATAGGTCGTCATCAATTCGGCAATGTCATCGTTCCACCGCTTCGTGTGGAGCCACGCATTGTATTGGCTCGCCAAGCCTCGCATGTAATCGGCGCTACGGCGGATTGACCGCCGTTCAAAGTGATAGAGAGCCACGCCGGGCTCATAGGCGATTTGAAACCCGATCTGGCGAATTTTCAGGCATAGATCGCTGTCTTCATAGTCCCCGATCACGTAGTCCTCAGTGAAACCACCCACGAGATCAAAAATATCCTTGCGGGTAACGAGGCATGCACCTGTCACACCGGGTACCGTGCGAGCAATCTGAGCCGGTGAATAATCGCCGGGCATACCTTTATAGAAGTGATGGTTGAGCCAGATGCCGCGCTGATCCCTGGCAAAATAGAGCCCTGCATGCTGCAGCGAGCCATCTTCAAAGAGAAGTTTCGGTCCTACCGCACCAAGCTTTTTTTGCTCGAGCAAGGGCTTGACCAAAGCATCCAGCCAACCGGGCCCACATGGCACGACGTCGGAGTTCAACATCACTAGAATCGTGCCATTGGCAAGGCTCGCACCGGCATTGCAAGCCCGGGCATAGCCGCTGTTGCGATTCATGGTTGCCAGCTTCATGGGCAGGTCGTGCAGGATATGCAGGCCACCAAGCAGATGTTCCGTGTCATCCTGAATTTCAGGAGAATCGAGCACGAAAATAACTTCCGCATTCTTCACAAGCCACGGATCGGTTGCCATGGCCGAGAGCTGAAAACGCAGAAAATCGAGATTCCGATATAGTGGAATGACGATCGAAGCCACAGGCGCATCTGGCATCACACCATATTCCTTGATATCCGCGATCCGGACCGTCTGGCCGAGCTTTTGCTCCACCTCCTTCAAGGCAGGCGCAAGAATATTTTCGAAAACCTGCTCTCGCGCATGTTGCGGCGGGACAGCACGCAAGATGCGGTTACGCTGAGCCGCCGGTTCAAATGGCTGCAGTTGCGGTACCAGCATAGTTGTCGCACCGGATGCGAGCCGCATCTGGAAACGCGGCTGCAGCAATGGACCTAGGTTTTTGCCCTGCGGGAGCCATGCAGCAAAGCCCGTTACATCAGCGCCAAGCCCATCCTCACGCTCGCCCGTTTTGCCGGGAAACTTGTAAAAATTTGGCTGGAGCGGCAGCGCGGTTCCATTCTCGGAAAGATATTCGATCTTGGCGAGCATTGCCGCTGGATCGTGGCTCCAGCCGCCAACAAGCAGGCCCCCGTCAAGCGCGAGCGCCAGATCTATTTCAGCGGCAGGATGTGTCGGAGATTTCGCAATCTGGCGGGTTGCCAAAGGTATACGCATCTGCATATCGATAGCAGTGGCGACACCGGCGCCCGGTACTTGCGCCAACTGGCGGACAAGAAACTCTCGCAGTTCCACATCACCTTGACGCTTCCCCCACCACTTCTGGAATTCAACAGGCTGGCCATCGTTGTCAGACAATTTGCGTACGGCGACACCATTCTTGCCGGAAAGCACAAGATGGAAAGATTGTGGCAGTGGCCGTGCCGACTCGACAAGAAGGTGGCACGATTGCCAACCCTTTTTGGGTTGACTACCTACGACAAATTTTATCGGCAGCACGGTTACGGCATTGGACGTGATTGCGTAGATGGCAGTAATATCGCCGAGGTCTGGATCAACCGCCGTTTCAAGGAGATGCTGCCCATCAATGGGTTGACCGCAAAAGCGGACCTGGCGCGGCTCAGGCGTCAGCGCGAGAGTAATTTCACGGGCGACACTGGCAAAGATTTGGTTTTGCGAAAGGCGAAAAGTGCTGCGCCATGTGCTCAGAATATTGTTGAGTAGTTTGATATGTCCGGCGGCCGTCAGATTGTGGACAGCGCGATCCACATCGAAGGAGGCAAGCTCAACTGCCGGGTAAAGGGTAGCCTGCTCGGTAGGACCGAGGGCACCAGCCGAAAGAGTAAGATGGATCGGCTCATCCTTGGTCCGCATGACCCAAAGAACACGCTGGCCGCCACTCTCAAGTGGAATGTTCAAGCTTACGAGCGGAACTGGTAATTCTTTCGTTACCAAAGTGCATTTTGTCGAGGTCCGGGTCGCGCCAGGAAGATCCCAGATCACGACGGCCACATCCGCACAGAGACGCGAGATCGAGATGCTCTCTGTGTCGCCTGCAAGATCCGTCGAATGGTCGAGGCTCAATACGTTACCCTTTCATTCATATCGGAAAGAAAAACGTGCC
The Phyllobacterium zundukense DNA segment above includes these coding regions:
- a CDS encoding glycosyltransferase family 2 protein; this encodes MSLDHSTDLAGDTESISISRLCADVAVVIWDLPGATRTSTKCTLVTKELPVPLVSLNIPLESGGQRVLWVMRTKDEPIHLTLSAGALGPTEQATLYPAVELASFDVDRAVHNLTAAGHIKLLNNILSTWRSTFRLSQNQIFASVAREITLALTPEPRQVRFCGQPIDGQHLLETAVDPDLGDITAIYAITSNAVTVLPIKFVVGSQPKKGWQSCHLLVESARPLPQSFHLVLSGKNGVAVRKLSDNDGQPVEFQKWWGKRQGDVELREFLVRQLAQVPGAGVATAIDMQMRIPLATRQIAKSPTHPAAEIDLALALDGGLLVGGWSHDPAAMLAKIEYLSENGTALPLQPNFYKFPGKTGEREDGLGADVTGFAAWLPQGKNLGPLLQPRFQMRLASGATTMLVPQLQPFEPAAQRNRILRAVPPQHAREQVFENILAPALKEVEQKLGQTVRIADIKEYGVMPDAPVASIVIPLYRNLDFLRFQLSAMATDPWLVKNAEVIFVLDSPEIQDDTEHLLGGLHILHDLPMKLATMNRNSGYARACNAGASLANGTILVMLNSDVVPCGPGWLDALVKPLLEQKKLGAVGPKLLFEDGSLQHAGLYFARDQRGIWLNHHFYKGMPGDYSPAQIARTVPGVTGACLVTRKDIFDLVGGFTEDYVIGDYEDSDLCLKIRQIGFQIAYEPGVALYHFERRSIRRSADYMRGLASQYNAWLHTKRWNDDIAELMTTYLDEAVDDTIAPFVGEKSERSAA